The following proteins are encoded in a genomic region of Haloarcula salinisoli:
- the dnaG gene encoding DNA primase DnaG gives MDETAKYLIHAEITAAGVVERSDVVGAVFGQTEGLLGDELDLRDLQDSKKVGRIDVDIRSEGGNSYGDITVGSGLDKVETAILAAALETIEQVGPCSAEIVVTDIEDIRSAKRRTVVERATELLADFDADAVRTEDIVETVRQRARVEDITSYEGLPAGPRVADSDAIVVVEGRADVLQLLKHGVKNAIAVEGTDVPEAVAALTRERTVTAFLDGDRGGDLILEELSQVGKLDYVAVAPRGRSVEDLPYEAVMSALREKIPYETVADAESPAAAFDADGGGEESVALQPGAGEGDAATAVAGVEGESTAGAATAGGRPDTTSEPEESVETAEESDVDADSATDTPTVLSDQIDAVIGTDSDTVRLLDAELTVLSEGNATEAVSLIEGCDPPPQTVVLDDICSQKVLDVAAQRGVEVVVATGDGEYVKQPTSVQVRTV, from the coding sequence ATGGACGAGACAGCAAAGTATCTGATACACGCGGAGATAACCGCCGCCGGCGTCGTCGAGCGCAGCGACGTCGTCGGCGCGGTGTTCGGTCAGACGGAGGGGCTGCTCGGCGACGAGCTCGACCTCCGTGACCTGCAGGACTCGAAGAAGGTCGGGCGCATCGACGTCGATATTCGCTCCGAGGGCGGCAACTCCTACGGCGATATTACGGTAGGAAGTGGGCTCGACAAGGTCGAGACGGCCATCCTCGCGGCGGCACTCGAGACCATCGAGCAGGTCGGACCCTGCAGCGCCGAAATCGTCGTCACGGATATCGAGGACATCCGGAGTGCCAAGCGCCGCACGGTCGTCGAGCGAGCGACGGAACTGCTCGCCGACTTCGACGCTGACGCTGTCCGGACCGAGGACATCGTCGAGACGGTCCGCCAGCGGGCCCGCGTCGAGGACATCACCTCCTACGAGGGACTCCCGGCTGGCCCCCGGGTGGCGGACTCGGACGCCATCGTCGTCGTGGAGGGCCGAGCCGACGTCCTCCAGCTCCTGAAACACGGCGTCAAGAACGCCATCGCCGTCGAGGGGACCGACGTCCCCGAGGCCGTCGCGGCCCTGACCCGCGAACGGACCGTCACGGCCTTCCTGGACGGCGACCGCGGCGGCGACCTCATCTTAGAAGAGCTTTCCCAGGTCGGCAAGCTAGACTACGTCGCCGTCGCGCCGCGTGGCCGCTCGGTCGAGGACCTCCCGTACGAGGCCGTCATGTCCGCCTTGCGGGAGAAGATTCCCTACGAGACCGTCGCCGACGCCGAGAGTCCCGCGGCCGCCTTCGACGCCGACGGTGGCGGCGAGGAGTCCGTAGCACTCCAGCCGGGTGCCGGAGAGGGCGACGCGGCGACCGCCGTCGCCGGCGTCGAGGGCGAGTCGACGGCGGGGGCGGCCACCGCCGGGGGCCGCCCCGATACCACGTCGGAGCCAGAGGAGTCAGTGGAGACGGCCGAGGAGAGCGATGTGGACGCCGACAGCGCCACCGACACACCGACTGTCCTCTCGGACCAAATCGACGCTGTCATCGGGACCGACAGCGACACCGTCCGCCTGCTCGACGCGGAGCTGACCGTTCTCTCGGAGGGCAACGCCACCGAGGCGGTGTCGCTCATCGAGGGCTGTGACCCGCCGCCACAGACGGTTGTCCTCGACGACATCTGCAGCCAGAAAGTGCTGGACGTCGCCGCCCAGCGCGGCGTCGAGGTCGTCGTCGCCACCGGTGACGGCGAGTACGTCAAACAGCCCACCAGCGTGCAGGTCCGGACGGTCTAG
- a CDS encoding GNAT family N-acetyltransferase, which yields MIRAAVDADESRLRAIQSAALDDPWPELLAVAIDGPPHVLVLDEGEGPIAYTLTVPDHPVAYVAELAVAPGLQGQGHGSALLSALFEELRTGGFETVRLTARADDERVRSFYGSFGFTVEGDLPDHYDDGGAGVLLVREL from the coding sequence ATGATTCGTGCCGCCGTCGATGCCGACGAGTCCCGCCTGCGAGCCATCCAGTCGGCTGCCCTCGACGACCCCTGGCCCGAGTTGCTGGCAGTCGCCATCGACGGCCCGCCCCACGTGCTGGTTCTCGACGAGGGCGAAGGGCCCATCGCCTACACGCTGACGGTCCCGGACCACCCCGTCGCCTACGTCGCCGAACTCGCCGTCGCCCCCGGACTGCAGGGCCAGGGCCACGGTTCGGCGTTGCTGTCGGCGCTGTTCGAGGAGTTGCGGACAGGCGGGTTCGAGACGGTGCGCCTCACCGCTCGTGCGGACGACGAGCGCGTGCGGTCGTTCTACGGAAGTTTCGGGTTCACCGTTGAGGGCGATCTGCCCGACCACTACGACGACGGCGGGGCGGGCGTGTTGCTGGTCCGGGAGCTCTAG
- a CDS encoding DUF7571 family protein, giving the protein MQPCHNCQAVIDEYILDKQLEPLRELTVDDFNLCVDCTTIVEDACVECDGAVYVPRTVSETPDYCPACRADLLKQTGQDPGWVADAASS; this is encoded by the coding sequence ATGCAACCGTGCCACAACTGTCAGGCGGTCATCGACGAGTACATCCTGGATAAACAACTCGAACCCCTGCGGGAGCTGACAGTCGACGACTTCAACCTCTGTGTCGACTGTACCACCATCGTCGAGGATGCGTGCGTGGAGTGTGACGGTGCAGTGTACGTCCCCCGGACAGTGAGCGAGACGCCGGACTACTGCCCGGCGTGTCGCGCGGACCTACTCAAACAGACGGGACAGGACCCCGGCTGGGTCGCCGACGCGGCGTCGAGCTGA
- a CDS encoding DUF6293 family protein, producing MQTHIVPVGFDYDRLIAPLVREQLDVDRVILLEGAVGSEANVEYSRNLAEKLEKDYQNLLGAETERVVVADVYDYDEAFEQAFALINAELDSGSEVWVNVSAMPRTVSFAFATASHSIMVEREGDRERIHTYYTVPEKYLETELAEELRKQIALLEDLQSGEAVDDRVDERLSTALSLLSEFDERGTTIGAKEIDGSHIVELPVASFSNVKPFEEVILFTLGEHGEFESVSELAQALARDMGEEYTDSFRSKVIYNVDRLGPGGKGYIEQEEHGKSYRTKLSRIGELWVRAHSAEDRERGDAELP from the coding sequence ATGCAGACCCACATCGTCCCGGTCGGCTTCGACTACGACCGGCTCATCGCGCCGCTGGTGCGCGAGCAACTCGACGTGGACCGCGTCATCTTGCTGGAGGGGGCGGTCGGGTCCGAAGCCAACGTCGAGTACTCGCGCAACCTCGCCGAGAAACTGGAGAAAGACTACCAGAACCTGCTCGGGGCCGAGACCGAGCGGGTCGTCGTCGCCGACGTCTACGACTACGACGAGGCCTTCGAGCAGGCCTTCGCCCTCATCAACGCCGAACTGGACTCGGGCAGCGAGGTGTGGGTCAACGTCTCCGCGATGCCACGGACAGTCTCGTTTGCCTTCGCGACCGCCTCCCACTCCATCATGGTCGAGCGCGAGGGCGACCGCGAACGCATCCACACCTACTACACGGTCCCCGAGAAGTACTTAGAGACCGAACTCGCCGAGGAGCTACGCAAGCAGATAGCCCTGCTGGAGGACTTACAGTCCGGCGAGGCCGTCGACGACCGCGTCGACGAGCGGCTGTCGACGGCGCTTTCCTTGCTCTCCGAGTTCGACGAGCGCGGGACGACCATCGGCGCCAAGGAGATAGACGGCTCACACATCGTCGAACTCCCCGTGGCCTCCTTCTCGAACGTCAAACCGTTCGAGGAGGTCATCCTCTTTACCCTGGGCGAGCACGGCGAGTTCGAGTCCGTCTCGGAACTTGCCCAGGCGCTGGCCCGGGATATGGGCGAGGAGTACACCGACTCGTTCCGCTCGAAAGTCATCTACAACGTCGACCGGCTGGGCCCCGGCGGGAAGGGGTACATCGAACAGGAGGAACACGGGAAGTCCTACCGGACGAAGTTGTCGCGTATCGGCGAGCTATGGGTCAGAGCACACTCCGCGGAGGACCGCGAGCGCGGCGATGCCGAGCTGCCCTGA
- a CDS encoding peroxiredoxin family protein, whose amino-acid sequence MSLHNEDAPEFTLETTAGGEVSLADRREDGPVVVLINRGHWCSFCAEQLQTFSEVAYDLWFNDDVDILPVVTDPVPELVEMRDRFDLDFQLLADPDGEVAEQYSGTEETSHGRTGIAGTYVIDTDGVVRYEQVADHPADRTYGNWVRYFVRNDFEDVFAQ is encoded by the coding sequence GTGTCCCTTCACAACGAAGACGCACCGGAGTTCACACTCGAAACCACCGCCGGCGGCGAAGTGTCGCTTGCCGACCGCCGCGAAGACGGGCCCGTCGTCGTGCTCATCAACCGCGGCCACTGGTGTAGCTTCTGTGCCGAACAGCTACAGACCTTCAGCGAGGTCGCCTACGACCTCTGGTTCAACGACGATGTCGACATCCTCCCCGTGGTCACTGACCCCGTTCCGGAGCTGGTCGAGATGCGCGACCGCTTCGACCTGGATTTCCAGCTGCTGGCCGACCCCGACGGCGAGGTCGCCGAGCAGTACAGCGGCACCGAGGAGACGAGCCACGGCCGCACCGGCATCGCCGGGACGTACGTAATCGATACCGACGGCGTCGTTCGCTACGAGCAGGTGGCCGACCACCCGGCCGACCGGACCTACGGCAACTGGGTACGATACTTCGTCCGAAACGACTTCGAGGACGTCTTCGCCCAGTAG
- a CDS encoding sodium:solute symporter family protein produces the protein MAETALQLGIVGAYMVVALAVGVVAYRLTDRTAEDYYLASRTLGTVVLLFTTFATLLSAFTFFGGPNLAYSAGPEWILVMGLMDGIIFAVLWYVLGYKQWLVGKRHGYVTLGEMLGDRFGSRPLRIVVAAVSLFWLFPYVMLQQKGAGQAIVGLTGGAVPFWVGAGGITLFMVLYVTLSGMRGVAWTDTLQGLFMLSLVWVALAWVLSAVGGAGEATAALGASNPEFLGLGGGLYTPQYIISTAVSIAFGVTMFPQINQRFFAAGSKKVLKRTFALWPILVVLLFVPAFMLGAWAAGLGVTVPEGGNVIPAILGEYTPPWFAALVIAGAMAAMMSSSDSMLLSGSSYLTRDLYRPLTGRDDESDERTDRRETLVARVGVVVFATLSFVASLYTPGTLVQIGDTAFSGFAQLTIPVALALYWRGTTQSGMFAGVVGSQLFYGLHVFPVVSALSGLVGADLALPAAYLGWTPGIVGILVGALLTVTVSLVTAPAATEDRTAYAVSGVESD, from the coding sequence GTGGCTGAGACGGCGCTGCAACTGGGCATCGTGGGCGCGTACATGGTCGTCGCGCTCGCGGTCGGCGTCGTCGCATATCGCCTGACCGACCGCACCGCCGAGGACTACTATCTCGCGAGCCGCACGCTCGGGACCGTCGTCCTGCTGTTTACGACCTTCGCGACGCTGCTGTCGGCCTTTACGTTCTTCGGCGGTCCGAACCTCGCCTACAGCGCCGGCCCAGAGTGGATACTCGTCATGGGGCTGATGGACGGCATCATCTTCGCCGTCCTCTGGTACGTGCTGGGGTACAAGCAGTGGCTCGTCGGCAAGCGCCACGGCTACGTGACGCTGGGGGAGATGCTCGGCGACCGCTTTGGCTCCAGACCCCTCAGAATCGTCGTCGCCGCCGTCAGCCTCTTCTGGCTGTTTCCCTACGTCATGCTCCAGCAGAAGGGCGCGGGCCAGGCTATCGTCGGACTCACCGGCGGCGCGGTCCCGTTCTGGGTCGGCGCCGGCGGTATCACCCTGTTCATGGTCCTGTACGTCACGCTCTCGGGGATGCGCGGGGTCGCCTGGACCGACACGCTCCAGGGACTCTTTATGCTCTCGCTCGTCTGGGTCGCACTCGCGTGGGTCCTCTCGGCCGTCGGCGGCGCCGGCGAAGCGACCGCCGCGCTCGGGGCGAGCAACCCCGAGTTCCTCGGTCTGGGCGGCGGGCTCTACACGCCCCAGTATATCATCTCTACGGCGGTGAGCATCGCCTTCGGCGTGACGATGTTCCCCCAGATAAACCAGCGCTTTTTCGCCGCCGGATCGAAGAAAGTCCTCAAGCGAACGTTCGCGCTGTGGCCGATACTCGTCGTGCTCCTCTTTGTCCCGGCGTTCATGCTGGGCGCCTGGGCGGCCGGGCTCGGCGTCACCGTCCCGGAGGGCGGGAACGTCATCCCCGCGATACTGGGCGAGTACACGCCGCCCTGGTTCGCCGCGCTGGTCATCGCCGGCGCGATGGCCGCGATGATGTCCTCCAGTGACTCCATGCTGCTGTCGGGGTCGTCGTATCTGACACGGGACCTCTACCGGCCACTGACAGGGCGCGACGACGAAAGCGACGAGCGGACCGACCGCCGGGAGACGCTCGTCGCTCGCGTGGGCGTCGTGGTGTTCGCAACCCTCTCCTTCGTCGCCAGCCTCTACACGCCGGGGACGCTGGTCCAGATCGGCGACACCGCCTTCAGCGGCTTCGCACAGCTCACGATACCGGTCGCGCTGGCGTTGTACTGGCGCGGGACGACCCAGAGCGGGATGTTCGCCGGCGTCGTCGGAAGCCAGCTGTTCTACGGGCTCCACGTCTTCCCCGTCGTCTCGGCGCTTTCGGGACTGGTGGGCGCGGACCTCGCTCTTCCCGCGGCGTATCTCGGCTGGACGCCGGGCATCGTCGGTATCCTCGTCGGCGCCCTGCTGACGGTCACCGTCTCGCTGGTGACCGCGCCCGCCGCGACCGAGGACCGGACCGCCTACGCCGTCTCCGGCGTCGAGAGTGACTGA
- a CDS encoding DUF92 domain-containing protein encodes MTTTVRRAGAFAAVGTLAFAVPVAAGLTSPAVATVAATAPFLVVAFFAMFAIGPDTPMFDIFARPGDYEDGRLYGLAAFALAAASLAFLAIQFGLPVWVFVATVVIVAYGNFGQRVAHRLHSDEVVATAGFVVTGFACGTAAAIIAARTGAGSVALPTALFLAGTGALVAALFRSVLFERDDPLVVLSVGLLLWLLFELDPGAGTGRVFVALGVSAVLGYIAYALDTASLPGMLTGVLLSLLTIVLGGYGWFAMLITFFGLGGLSTKYQYEAKQDRGIAEENEGARGSGNVLANSIVALVAVLLWAASPTHLAVEPTLFLYAFAGAVAAAMTDTFSSEFGGLYDNPRLITTFERVEPGTDGGVTWQGIVAGLVGAAIIAGIAAATLEVVGPTGAALIVGCGFVGMTVDSVLGATVEGTVVGNQGVNTLATLAAALTGVGAALATSLI; translated from the coding sequence GTGACAACCACAGTCCGACGGGCGGGCGCGTTCGCCGCGGTCGGCACACTGGCCTTTGCCGTGCCGGTCGCTGCCGGGCTCACATCGCCCGCCGTCGCGACTGTCGCCGCGACCGCGCCCTTCCTCGTGGTCGCCTTTTTCGCCATGTTCGCCATCGGCCCCGACACGCCGATGTTCGATATCTTCGCCCGGCCGGGCGATTACGAGGACGGCCGGCTCTACGGGCTCGCCGCGTTCGCGCTGGCGGCGGCCAGTCTGGCCTTCCTCGCGATACAGTTCGGCCTGCCGGTCTGGGTGTTCGTCGCCACCGTCGTCATCGTCGCCTACGGCAACTTCGGCCAGCGCGTGGCCCATCGGCTCCACAGCGACGAGGTGGTGGCGACGGCCGGCTTCGTCGTCACCGGCTTCGCCTGTGGGACCGCCGCGGCCATCATCGCGGCCCGGACGGGGGCCGGGAGCGTCGCACTCCCGACTGCCCTGTTCCTGGCCGGCACCGGTGCCCTGGTCGCCGCGCTGTTTCGCTCCGTCCTCTTCGAGCGCGACGACCCGCTCGTGGTGCTGTCTGTCGGCCTGTTGCTCTGGCTCCTGTTCGAACTCGACCCCGGCGCGGGGACCGGGCGCGTGTTCGTCGCACTGGGCGTCTCGGCGGTGCTTGGCTACATCGCCTACGCGCTCGATACGGCCTCGCTCCCGGGGATGTTGACCGGCGTCTTGCTCTCCCTGCTCACTATCGTGCTCGGGGGCTACGGCTGGTTCGCCATGCTCATCACCTTCTTCGGGCTCGGTGGTCTCTCGACGAAGTACCAGTACGAGGCCAAACAGGACCGGGGCATCGCCGAGGAGAACGAGGGCGCCCGCGGGAGTGGGAACGTGCTCGCAAACTCCATCGTCGCCCTGGTCGCGGTGTTGCTGTGGGCCGCCAGCCCGACCCACCTCGCGGTCGAACCGACGCTGTTCCTCTATGCCTTCGCGGGCGCCGTCGCCGCCGCCATGACCGACACCTTCTCCAGTGAGTTCGGCGGCCTGTACGACAACCCGCGGCTCATCACGACCTTCGAACGCGTCGAACCGGGCACCGACGGCGGCGTTACCTGGCAGGGCATCGTCGCCGGGCTCGTCGGCGCCGCCATTATCGCCGGCATCGCCGCGGCCACCCTGGAGGTCGTCGGCCCGACCGGCGCCGCGCTCATCGTCGGCTGTGGGTTCGTCGGGATGACCGTCGACAGCGTGCTCGGCGCCACCGTCGAGGGCACCGTCGTCGGCAACCAGGGCGTCAACACGCTGGCGACGCTGGCGGCGGCCCTGACCGGCGTCGGCGCGGCGCTGGCGACCAGTCTGATATGA
- a CDS encoding DUF3311 domain-containing protein, translated as MSTVRIVGWTVVALVLMALAVPWFLWGASQTALGLPVWLWWHVGWMALASVVFAVFARTGWGLGVEEVEPRG; from the coding sequence ATGAGCACCGTTCGAATCGTCGGCTGGACAGTCGTCGCGCTGGTGCTGATGGCACTCGCCGTGCCGTGGTTCCTCTGGGGAGCCAGTCAGACAGCCCTGGGTCTCCCGGTGTGGCTCTGGTGGCACGTTGGCTGGATGGCGCTGGCCAGTGTGGTCTTTGCCGTCTTCGCGCGGACTGGCTGGGGACTGGGCGTCGAGGAGGTGGAGCCTCGTGGCTGA
- a CDS encoding YgaP family membrane protein, with the protein MDDTKNVGGRDRLVRFLLAAVLSIVSVRWLRSGKRVRGLLAGVGALGFGYNATTGYCGVNDALDVDTTGESEEVSIEFDESDDPTSGPSDEAEGKKKQRNQLTCAACGDPIVPGQSRGPNADDDIVHDGCA; encoded by the coding sequence ATGGACGACACGAAGAACGTCGGCGGCCGCGACCGCCTCGTTCGCTTCCTCCTGGCTGCCGTGCTGAGTATCGTATCGGTTCGCTGGCTCCGTAGCGGAAAACGTGTGCGCGGCCTGCTGGCCGGCGTCGGCGCGCTGGGGTTCGGGTACAACGCTACCACCGGCTACTGTGGCGTCAACGACGCCCTGGACGTCGATACGACCGGCGAGAGCGAGGAGGTCAGCATCGAGTTCGACGAGTCCGACGACCCGACGAGCGGCCCATCTGACGAAGCCGAGGGCAAGAAGAAGCAGCGAAACCAGCTCACCTGTGCTGCCTGTGGCGACCCTATCGTCCCCGGCCAGTCACGGGGTCCGAACGCGGACGACGATATCGTCCACGACGGCTGCGCGTAA